A genome region from Schistocerca nitens isolate TAMUIC-IGC-003100 chromosome 4, iqSchNite1.1, whole genome shotgun sequence includes the following:
- the LOC126252053 gene encoding uncharacterized PE-PGRS family protein PE_PGRS54-like isoform X28: protein MRATAVWAALLLQLAVVAAAPWNTGCLFSRDPDCWRSHAGTSVDNHAFGTLHTQNSALTPAKDDNRWPHIRQQEAENGESEQNHPADVKKKYLHELTRLLQGIMAEREERSRSDSDSSSDSSSSSSSTNENNISNTENSSSNEFGSGQDGHSGENGSGSGGGSGGLAGSGGLGSGSGNGGNGGNGGNGGDGGDSVTGGDGGDGGNGGNGGDAGDSSNGGDAGDGGDGGDGGNGGDAGDGGDGGNGGDGGDGGDGGSGGDAGNGGDGGNGGDGGDGGDGGSGGDAGNGGDGGDGGDGGNGGDGGDGGDGGSGGDAGNGGDGGDGGDAGNGGDGGDGGSGGDAGDGGDGGDGGDGGNGGDAGDGGDGGNGGDGGDGGDGGSGSDASNGGDGGDGGDGGNGGDAGDGGDGGDGGDGGNGGDAGDGGDGGNGGNGGDGGDGSSGGDAGDGGDGGDGGNGGDAGDGGDGGNGGDGGDGGDGGSGGDAGDGGDGGDGDNGGDGGDGGDGGNGGDGGDAGDGGSGSDAGNGVDGGDGGNGGDAGDGGDGGNGGDGGDGGNGGDAGDGGDGGNGGNGGDAGDGGSGGDAGDGGDGGNGGDAGDGGDGGNGGDGGDGGDGGSGGDAGNGGDGGDGGDGGNGGDAGDGGDGGDGGNGGDAGDGGDGGNGGNGGDGGEGGSGGDAGDGGDGGDGGNGGDAGDGGDGGNGGNGGDAGDGGNGGDAGDGGNGGDGGNGGDGGSGGDAGNGGDGGNGGDGGDGGNGGDSGSGGSGGSGGDGGNGGSGGSGGSDGSDGTDGSDGGNGDDAGNGGDGGNGGDGGNGGSGGDAGDGGDGGDGGDGGSGGGAGDGGDGGNGGDGGDGSDGGSGGGAGDGGNGGDGGNGGDAGNGGDGGNGGDGGDGGSGGDSGNGGDGGNGGDGGDGGNGGDSGNGGDGGDGGDGGDGGSGGGAGDGGDGGNGGDGGDGGSGGDSGNGGDGGNGGDGGDGGNGGDSGNGGDGGDGGNGGNGGDGGNGGNGGEGGDGGNGGDGGDGGNGGDGGDGGDGGNGGNGGNDNDGQSNNESGSSDGGSDSDGGIGDCPAVGSCPLHEDAGSDVTLLPHATDCGQYCVCDHGVPVAMPCPAGLHFNPELRVCDWPYAAGCEVQS from the exons ATGAGAG CTACGGCGGTGTGGGCGGCGCTGCTTCTGCAGCTGGCGGTCGTAGCGGCGGCGCCCTGGAACACGGGGTGTCTCTTCTCCAGGGACCCCGACTGTTGGCGATCGCACGCAG GCACAAGTGTGGATAATCACGCCTTTGGGACACTTCACACACAGAATTCGGCACTTACCCCAGCAAAGGATGACAACAGATGGCCACATATCCGACAGCAGGAAGCAGAAAATGGCGAAAGTGAACAAAATCATCCAGCCGATGTAAAGAAAAAGTACTTACATGAATTAACGAGACTCTTACAAGGTATTATGGCAGAGAGGGAAGAAAGAAGTAGGAGCGACAGCGACAgtagcagcgacagcagcagcagcagtagtagcacTAATGAGAACAATATTAGTAACACTGAAAACAGTAGCAGTAATGAATTTGGAAGTGGACAAGATGGACATAGTGGAGAGAATGGAAGTGGAAGTGGAGGTGGCAGTGGAGGACTAGCTGGTAGTGGAGGACTCGGAAGTGGCAGTGGAAATGGTGGAAACGGTGGTAATGGAGGCAACGGTGGGGACGGTGGAGACAGTGTAACTGGAGGAGATGGAGGGGATGGTGGAAATGGAGGTAATGGTGGAGATGCTGGCGACAGCAGCAATGGTGGTGATGCCGGTGATGGAGGAGATGGTGGTGATGGAGGCAATGGTGGTGATGCTGGAGATGGAGGTGATGGTGGAAATGGCGGCGATGGCGGAGATGGAGGTGATGGAGGCAGTGGTGGTGATGCTGGCAATGGAGGTGATGGTGGAAATGGAGGTGATGGTGGAGATGGAGGTGATGGAGGCAGTGGTGGTGATGCTGGCAATGGTGGAGATGGTGGTGATGGAGGTGATGGTGGAAATGGAG GTGATGGTGGAGATGGAGGTGATGGAGGCAGTGGTGGTGATGCTGGCAATGGTGGAGATGGTGGTGATGGAGGTGATGCTGGAAATGGAGGTGATGGTGGAGATGGAGGCAGTGGAGGTGATGCTGGAGATGGAggagatggtggtgatggtggcgaCGGAGGCAATGGTGGTGATGCTGGAGATGGAGGAGATGGTGGAAATGGAGGCGATGGTGGTGATGGAGGTGATGGAGGCAGCGGTAGTGATGCCAGCAATGGAggagatggtggtgatggtggtgatggaggCAATGGTGGTGATGCTGGTGATGGAggagatggtggtgatggtggcgaTGGAGGCAACGGTGGTGATGCTGGAGATGGAGGTGATGGTGGAAATGGAGGCAATGGTGGTGATGGAGGTGATGGAAGCAGTGGTGGTGATGCTGGAGATGGAGGAGATGGTGGTGATGGAGGCAATGGTGGTGATGCTGGCGATGGAGGTGATGGTGGAAATGGAGGTGATGGTGGAGATGGAGGTGATGGAGGCAGTGGAGGTGATGCTGGAGATGGAGGCGATGGTGGCGATGGAGACAATGGTGGTGATGGTggagatggtggtgatggtggaaaTGGAGGTGATGGTGGAGATGCAGGTGATGGAGGCAGTGGTAGTGATGCTGGCAATGGAGTAGATGGTGGAGATGGAGGCAATGGTGGTGATGCTGGTGATGGAGGTGATGGTGGaaatggtggtgatggtggtgacgGAGGCAATGGTGGTGATGCTGGAGATGGAGGAGATGGTGGAAATGGAGGCAATGGTGGTGATGCAGGTGATGGAGGCAGTGGTGGTGAtgctggtgatggtggtgatggaggCAATGGCGGTGATGCTGGCGATGGTGGCGATGGTGGAAATGGAGGTGATGGTGGAGATGGAGGTGATGGAGGCAGTGGTGGTGATGCTGGCAATGGTggagatggtggtgatggtggtgatggaggTAATGGTGGTGATGCTGGTGATGGAGGAGATGGTGGTGATGGAGGCAATGGCGGTGATGCTGGTGATGGAGGTGATGGTGGAAACGGAGGTAATGGCGGAGATGGAGGTGAAGGAGGCAGTGGTGGTGATGCTGGAGATGGAGGAGATGGTGGTGATGGAGGCAATGGTGGTGATGCTGGCGATGGAGGTGATGGTGGAAATGGTGGCAATGGTGGAGATGCAGGTGATGGAGGCAATGGTGGTGATGCTGGAGATGGTGGAAATGGCGGTGATGGTGGAAATGGAGGTGATGGAGGCAGTGGTGGTGATGCTGGCAATGGAGGTGATGGTGGAAATGGTGGTGATGGTGGAGATGGAGGCAATGGTGGTGATTCTGGCAGTGGTGGCAGTGGAGGAAGTGGAGGAGATGGTGGTAATGGTGGAagtggtggcagtggtggcagTGATGGTAGTGATGGCACTGATGGCAGTGATGGAGGCAATGGTGATGATGCTGGAAATGGAGGTGATGGTGGCAATGGAGGAGATGGAGGTAATGGAGGCAGTGGTGGCGATGCTGGTGATGGAGGTGATGGTGGAGATGGTGGTGATGGAGGTAGTGGTGGAGGTGCTGGTGATGGAGGGGATGGTGGAAATGGTGGTGATGGTGGAGATGGAAGTGATGGAggcagtggtggtggtgctggtgatgGTGGCAATGGTGGTGATGGAGGCAATGGTGGTGATGCTGGTAATGGAGGTGATGGTGGAAATGGTGGAGATGGAGGTGATGGAGGCAGTGGTGGAGATTCTGGCAATGGAGGTGATGGTGGAAATGGTGGTGATGGAGGAGACGGTGGCAATGGTGGTGATTCTGGCAATGGAGGAGATGGTggagatggtggtgatggtggtgatggaggTAGTGGTGGAGGTGCTGGTGATGGAGGTGATGGTGGAAATGGTGGAGATGGAGGTGATGGAGGCAGTGGTGGAGATTCTGGCAATGGAGGTGATGGTGGAAATGGTGGTGATGGAGGAGACGGTGGCAATGGTGGTGATTCTGGCAATGGAGGAGATGGTGGAGATGGTGGAAATGGAGGTAATGGTGGAGATGGTGGTAATGGAGGTAATGGTGGAGAAGGTGGAGATGGCGGTAATGGAGGCGATGGTGGAGATGGCGGTAATGGAGGCGATGGTggagatggtggtgatggtggcaaCGGAGGTAATGGAGGTAATGATAATGATGGCCAGTCTAATAATGAAAGTGGCAGCAGTGATGGAGGCAGTGATTCTGATGGTGGCATTGGTGACTGCCCGGCCGTTGGCAGTTGTCCATTACACGAAGATGCTGGATCAGATGTTACACTGTTGCCCCATGCCACTGATTGTGGACAGTATTGTGTATGTGACCATGGCGTTCCAGTAGCCATGCCTTGTCCTGCAGGACTCCACTTCAACCCAGAGCTGAGAGTCTGCGACTGGCCATATGCTGCTGGTTGTGAGGTACAGAGCTAA
- the LOC126252053 gene encoding uncharacterized PE-PGRS family protein PE_PGRS54-like isoform X34: MRATAVWAALLLQLAVVAAAPWNTGCLFSRDPDCWRSHAGTSVDNHAFGTLHTQNSALTPAKDDNRWPHIRQQEAENGESEQNHPADVKKKYLHELTRLLQGIMAEREERSRSDSDSSSDSSSSSSSTNENNISNTENSSSNEFGSGQDGHSGENGSGSGGGSGGLAGSGGLGSGSGNGGNGGNGGNGGDGGDSVTGGDGGDGGNGGNGGDAGDSSNGGDAGDGGDGGDGGNGGDAGDGGDGGNGGDGGDGGDGGSGGDAGNGGDGGNGGDGGDGGDGGSGGDAGNGGDGGDGGDGGNGGDGGDGGDGGSGGDAGDGGDGGDGGDGGNGGDAGDGGDGGNGGDGGDGGDGGSGSDASNGGDGGDGGDGGNGGDAGDGGDGGDGGDGGNGGDAGDGGDGGNGGNGGDGGDGSSGGDAGDGGDGGDGGNGGDAGDGGDGGNGGDGGDGGDGGSGGDAGDGGDGGDGDNGGDGGDGGDGGNGGDGGDAGDGGSGSDAGNGVDGGDGGNGGDAGDGGDGGNGGDGGDGGNGGDAGDGGDGGNGGNGGDAGDGGSGGDAGDGGDGGNGGDAGDGGDGGNGGDGGDGGDGGSGGDAGNGGDGGDGGDGGNGGDAGDGGDGGDGGNGGDAGDGGDGGNGGNGGDGGEGGSGGDAGDGGDGGDGGNGGDAGDGGDGGNGGNGGDAGDGGNGGDAGDGGNGGDGGNGGDGGSGGDAGNGGDGGNGGDGGDGGNGGDSGSGGSGGSGGDGGNGGSGGSGGSDGSDGTDGSDGGNGDDAGNGGDGGNGGDGGNGGSGGDAGDGGDGGDGGDGGSGGGAGDGGDGGNGGDGGDGSDGGSGGGAGDGGNGGDGGNGGDAGNGGDGGNGGDGGDGGSGGDSGNGGDGGNGGDGGDGGNGGDSGNGGDGGDGGDGGDGGSGGGAGDGGDGGNGGDGGDGGSGGDSGNGGDGGNGGDGGDGGNGGDSGNGGDGGDGGNGGNGGDGGNGGNGGEGGDGGNGGDGGDGGNGGDGGDGGDGGNGGNGGNDNDGQSNNESGSSDGGSDSDGGIGDCPAVGSCPLHEDAGSDVTLLPHATDCGQYCVCDHGVPVAMPCPAGLHFNPELRVCDWPYAAGCEVQS, encoded by the exons ATGAGAG CTACGGCGGTGTGGGCGGCGCTGCTTCTGCAGCTGGCGGTCGTAGCGGCGGCGCCCTGGAACACGGGGTGTCTCTTCTCCAGGGACCCCGACTGTTGGCGATCGCACGCAG GCACAAGTGTGGATAATCACGCCTTTGGGACACTTCACACACAGAATTCGGCACTTACCCCAGCAAAGGATGACAACAGATGGCCACATATCCGACAGCAGGAAGCAGAAAATGGCGAAAGTGAACAAAATCATCCAGCCGATGTAAAGAAAAAGTACTTACATGAATTAACGAGACTCTTACAAGGTATTATGGCAGAGAGGGAAGAAAGAAGTAGGAGCGACAGCGACAgtagcagcgacagcagcagcagcagtagtagcacTAATGAGAACAATATTAGTAACACTGAAAACAGTAGCAGTAATGAATTTGGAAGTGGACAAGATGGACATAGTGGAGAGAATGGAAGTGGAAGTGGAGGTGGCAGTGGAGGACTAGCTGGTAGTGGAGGACTCGGAAGTGGCAGTGGAAATGGTGGAAACGGTGGTAATGGAGGCAACGGTGGGGACGGTGGAGACAGTGTAACTGGAGGAGATGGAGGGGATGGTGGAAATGGAGGTAATGGTGGAGATGCTGGCGACAGCAGCAATGGTGGTGATGCCGGTGATGGAGGAGATGGTGGTGATGGAGGCAATGGTGGTGATGCTGGAGATGGAGGTGATGGTGGAAATGGCGGCGATGGCGGAGATGGAGGTGATGGAGGCAGTGGTGGTGATGCTGGCAATGGAGGTGATGGTGGAAATGGAGGTGATGGTGGAGATGGAGGTGATGGAGGCAGTGGTGGTGATGCTGGCAATGGTGGAGATGGTGGTGATGGAGGTGATGGTGGAAATGGAGGTGACGGTGGAGATGGAGGTGATGGAGGCAGTGGAG GTGATGCTGGAGATGGAggagatggtggtgatggtggcgaCGGAGGCAATGGTGGTGATGCTGGAGATGGAGGAGATGGTGGAAATGGAGGCGATGGTGGTGATGGAGGTGATGGAGGCAGCGGTAGTGATGCCAGCAATGGAggagatggtggtgatggtggtgatggaggCAATGGTGGTGATGCTGGTGATGGAggagatggtggtgatggtggcgaTGGAGGCAACGGTGGTGATGCTGGAGATGGAGGTGATGGTGGAAATGGAGGCAATGGTGGTGATGGAGGTGATGGAAGCAGTGGTGGTGATGCTGGAGATGGAGGAGATGGTGGTGATGGAGGCAATGGTGGTGATGCTGGCGATGGAGGTGATGGTGGAAATGGAGGTGATGGTGGAGATGGAGGTGATGGAGGCAGTGGAGGTGATGCTGGAGATGGAGGCGATGGTGGCGATGGAGACAATGGTGGTGATGGTggagatggtggtgatggtggaaaTGGAGGTGATGGTGGAGATGCAGGTGATGGAGGCAGTGGTAGTGATGCTGGCAATGGAGTAGATGGTGGAGATGGAGGCAATGGTGGTGATGCTGGTGATGGAGGTGATGGTGGaaatggtggtgatggtggtgacgGAGGCAATGGTGGTGATGCTGGAGATGGAGGAGATGGTGGAAATGGAGGCAATGGTGGTGATGCAGGTGATGGAGGCAGTGGTGGTGAtgctggtgatggtggtgatggaggCAATGGCGGTGATGCTGGCGATGGTGGCGATGGTGGAAATGGAGGTGATGGTGGAGATGGAGGTGATGGAGGCAGTGGTGGTGATGCTGGCAATGGTggagatggtggtgatggtggtgatggaggTAATGGTGGTGATGCTGGTGATGGAGGAGATGGTGGTGATGGAGGCAATGGCGGTGATGCTGGTGATGGAGGTGATGGTGGAAACGGAGGTAATGGCGGAGATGGAGGTGAAGGAGGCAGTGGTGGTGATGCTGGAGATGGAGGAGATGGTGGTGATGGAGGCAATGGTGGTGATGCTGGCGATGGAGGTGATGGTGGAAATGGTGGCAATGGTGGAGATGCAGGTGATGGAGGCAATGGTGGTGATGCTGGAGATGGTGGAAATGGCGGTGATGGTGGAAATGGAGGTGATGGAGGCAGTGGTGGTGATGCTGGCAATGGAGGTGATGGTGGAAATGGTGGTGATGGTGGAGATGGAGGCAATGGTGGTGATTCTGGCAGTGGTGGCAGTGGAGGAAGTGGAGGAGATGGTGGTAATGGTGGAagtggtggcagtggtggcagTGATGGTAGTGATGGCACTGATGGCAGTGATGGAGGCAATGGTGATGATGCTGGAAATGGAGGTGATGGTGGCAATGGAGGAGATGGAGGTAATGGAGGCAGTGGTGGCGATGCTGGTGATGGAGGTGATGGTGGAGATGGTGGTGATGGAGGTAGTGGTGGAGGTGCTGGTGATGGAGGGGATGGTGGAAATGGTGGTGATGGTGGAGATGGAAGTGATGGAggcagtggtggtggtgctggtgatgGTGGCAATGGTGGTGATGGAGGCAATGGTGGTGATGCTGGTAATGGAGGTGATGGTGGAAATGGTGGAGATGGAGGTGATGGAGGCAGTGGTGGAGATTCTGGCAATGGAGGTGATGGTGGAAATGGTGGTGATGGAGGAGACGGTGGCAATGGTGGTGATTCTGGCAATGGAGGAGATGGTggagatggtggtgatggtggtgatggaggTAGTGGTGGAGGTGCTGGTGATGGAGGTGATGGTGGAAATGGTGGAGATGGAGGTGATGGAGGCAGTGGTGGAGATTCTGGCAATGGAGGTGATGGTGGAAATGGTGGTGATGGAGGAGACGGTGGCAATGGTGGTGATTCTGGCAATGGAGGAGATGGTGGAGATGGTGGAAATGGAGGTAATGGTGGAGATGGTGGTAATGGAGGTAATGGTGGAGAAGGTGGAGATGGCGGTAATGGAGGCGATGGTGGAGATGGCGGTAATGGAGGCGATGGTggagatggtggtgatggtggcaaCGGAGGTAATGGAGGTAATGATAATGATGGCCAGTCTAATAATGAAAGTGGCAGCAGTGATGGAGGCAGTGATTCTGATGGTGGCATTGGTGACTGCCCGGCCGTTGGCAGTTGTCCATTACACGAAGATGCTGGATCAGATGTTACACTGTTGCCCCATGCCACTGATTGTGGACAGTATTGTGTATGTGACCATGGCGTTCCAGTAGCCATGCCTTGTCCTGCAGGACTCCACTTCAACCCAGAGCTGAGAGTCTGCGACTGGCCATATGCTGCTGGTTGTGAGGTACAGAGCTAA
- the LOC126252053 gene encoding uncharacterized PE-PGRS family protein PE_PGRS54-like isoform X15, translated as MRATAVWAALLLQLAVVAAAPWNTGCLFSRDPDCWRSHAGTSVDNHAFGTLHTQNSALTPAKDDNRWPHIRQQEAENGESEQNHPADVKKKYLHELTRLLQGIMAEREERSRSDSDSSSDSSSSSSSTNENNISNTENSSSNEFGSGQDGHSGENGSGSGGGSGGLAGSGGLGSGSGNGGNGGNGGNGGDGGDSVTGGDGGDGGNGGNGGDAGDSSNGGDAGDGGDGGDGGNGGDAGDGGDGGNGGDGGDGGDGGSGGDAGNGGDGGNGGDGGDGGDGGSGGDAGNGGDGGDGGDGGNGGDGGDGGDGGSGGDAGDGGDGGDGGDGGNGGDAGDGGDGGNGGDGGDGGDGGSGSDASNGGDGGDGGDGGNGGDAGDGGDGGDGGDGGNGGDAGDGGDGGNGGNGGDGGDGSSGGDAGDGGDGGDGGSGGDAGNGGDGGDGGDAGNGGDGGDGGSGGDAGDGGDGGDGGDGGNGGDAGDGGDGGNGGDGGDGGDGGSGSDASNGGDGGDGGDGGNGGDAGDGGDGGDGGDGGNGGDAGDGGDGGNGGNGGDGGDGSSGGDAGDGGDGGDGGNGGDAGDGGDGGNGGDGGDGGDGGSGGDAGDGGDGGDGDNGGDGGDGGDGGNGGDGGDAGDGGSGSDAGNGVDGGDGGNGGDAGDGGDGGNGGDGGDGGNGGDAGDGGDGGNGGNGGDAGDGGSGGDAGDGGDGGNGGDAGDGGDGGNGGDGGDGGDGGSGGDAGNGGDGGDGGDGGNGGDAGDGGDGGDGGNGGDAGDGGDGGNGGNGGDGGEGGSGGDAGDGGDGGDGGNGGDAGDGGDGGNGGNGGDAGDGGNGGDAGDGGNGGDGGNGGDGGSGGDAGNGGDGGNGGDGGDGGNGGDSGSGGSGGSGGDGGNGGSGGSGGSDGSDGTDGSDGGNGDDAGNGGDGGNGGDGGNGGSGGDAGDGGDGGDGGDGGSGGGAGDGGDGGNGGDGGDGSDGGSGGGAGDGGNGGDGGNGGDAGNGGDGGNGGDGGDGGSGGDSGNGGDGGNGGDGGDGGNGGDSGNGGDGGDGGDGGDGGSGGGAGDGGDGGNGGDGGDGGSGGDSGNGGDGGNGGDGGDGGNGGDSGNGGDGGDGGNGGNGGDGGNGGNGGEGGDGGNGGDGGDGGNGGDGGDGGDGGNGGNGGNDNDGQSNNESGSSDGGSDSDGGIGDCPAVGSCPLHEDAGSDVTLLPHATDCGQYCVCDHGVPVAMPCPAGLHFNPELRVCDWPYAAGCEVQS; from the exons ATGAGAG CTACGGCGGTGTGGGCGGCGCTGCTTCTGCAGCTGGCGGTCGTAGCGGCGGCGCCCTGGAACACGGGGTGTCTCTTCTCCAGGGACCCCGACTGTTGGCGATCGCACGCAG GCACAAGTGTGGATAATCACGCCTTTGGGACACTTCACACACAGAATTCGGCACTTACCCCAGCAAAGGATGACAACAGATGGCCACATATCCGACAGCAGGAAGCAGAAAATGGCGAAAGTGAACAAAATCATCCAGCCGATGTAAAGAAAAAGTACTTACATGAATTAACGAGACTCTTACAAGGTATTATGGCAGAGAGGGAAGAAAGAAGTAGGAGCGACAGCGACAgtagcagcgacagcagcagcagcagtagtagcacTAATGAGAACAATATTAGTAACACTGAAAACAGTAGCAGTAATGAATTTGGAAGTGGACAAGATGGACATAGTGGAGAGAATGGAAGTGGAAGTGGAGGTGGCAGTGGAGGACTAGCTGGTAGTGGAGGACTCGGAAGTGGCAGTGGAAATGGTGGAAACGGTGGTAATGGAGGCAACGGTGGGGACGGTGGAGACAGTGTAACTGGAGGAGATGGAGGGGATGGTGGAAATGGAGGTAATGGTGGAGATGCTGGCGACAGCAGCAATGGTGGTGATGCCGGTGATGGAGGAGATGGTGGTGATGGAGGCAATGGTGGTGATGCTGGAGATGGAGGTGATGGTGGAAATGGCGGCGATGGCGGAGATGGAGGTGATGGAGGCAGTGGTGGTGATGCTGGCAATGGAGGTGATGGTGGAAATGGAGGTGATGGTGGAGATGGAGGTGATGGAGGCAGTGGTGGTGATGCTGGCAATGGTGGAGATGGTGGTGATGGAGGTGATGGTGGAAATGGAGGTGACGGTGGAGATGGAGGTGATGGAGGCAGTGGAGGTGATGCTGGAGATGGAggagatggtggtgatggtggcgaCGGAGGCAATGGTGGCGATGCTGGAGATGGAGGAGATGGTGGAAATGGAGGCGATGGTGGTGATGGAGGTGATGGAGGCAGCGGTAGTGATGCCAGCAATGGAggagatggtggtgatggtggtgatggaggCAATGGTGGTGATGCTGGTGATGGAggagatggtggtgatggtggcgaTGGAGGCAACGGTGGTGATGCTGGAGATGGAGGTGATGGTGGAAATGGAGGCAATGGTGGTGATGGAGGTGATGGAAGCAGTGGTGGTGATGCTGGAGATGGAGGAGATGGTG GTGATGGAGGCAGTGGTGGTGATGCTGGCAATGGTGGAGATGGTGGTGATGGAGGTGATGCTGGAAATGGAGGTGATGGTGGAGATGGAGGCAGTGGAGGTGATGCTGGAGATGGAggagatggtggtgatggtggcgaCGGAGGCAATGGTGGTGATGCTGGAGATGGAGGAGATGGTGGAAATGGAGGCGATGGTGGTGATGGAGGTGATGGAGGCAGCGGTAGTGATGCCAGCAATGGAggagatggtggtgatggtggtgatggaggCAATGGTGGTGATGCTGGTGATGGAggagatggtggtgatggtggcgaTGGAGGCAACGGTGGTGATGCTGGAGATGGAGGTGATGGTGGAAATGGAGGCAATGGTGGTGATGGAGGTGATGGAAGCAGTGGTGGTGATGCTGGAGATGGAGGAGATGGTGGTGATGGAGGCAATGGTGGTGATGCTGGCGATGGAGGTGATGGTGGAAATGGAGGTGATGGTGGAGATGGAGGTGATGGAGGCAGTGGAGGTGATGCTGGAGATGGAGGCGATGGTGGCGATGGAGACAATGGTGGTGATGGTggagatggtggtgatggtggaaaTGGAGGTGATGGTGGAGATGCAGGTGATGGAGGCAGTGGTAGTGATGCTGGCAATGGAGTAGATGGTGGAGATGGAGGCAATGGTGGTGATGCTGGTGATGGAGGTGATGGTGGaaatggtggtgatggtggtgacgGAGGCAATGGTGGTGATGCTGGAGATGGAGGAGATGGTGGAAATGGAGGCAATGGTGGTGATGCAGGTGATGGAGGCAGTGGTGGTGAtgctggtgatggtggtgatggaggCAATGGCGGTGATGCTGGCGATGGTGGCGATGGTGGAAATGGAGGTGATGGTGGAGATGGAGGTGATGGAGGCAGTGGTGGTGATGCTGGCAATGGTggagatggtggtgatggtggtgatggaggTAATGGTGGTGATGCTGGTGATGGAGGAGATGGTGGTGATGGAGGCAATGGCGGTGATGCTGGTGATGGAGGTGATGGTGGAAACGGAGGTAATGGCGGAGATGGAGGTGAAGGAGGCAGTGGTGGTGATGCTGGAGATGGAGGAGATGGTGGTGATGGAGGCAATGGTGGTGATGCTGGCGATGGAGGTGATGGTGGAAATGGTGGCAATGGTGGAGATGCAGGTGATGGAGGCAATGGTGGTGATGCTGGAGATGGTGGAAATGGCGGTGATGGTGGAAATGGAGGTGATGGAGGCAGTGGTGGTGATGCTGGCAATGGAGGTGATGGTGGAAATGGTGGTGATGGTGGAGATGGAGGCAATGGTGGTGATTCTGGCAGTGGTGGCAGTGGAGGAAGTGGAGGAGATGGTGGTAATGGTGGAagtggtggcagtggtggcagTGATGGTAGTGATGGCACTGATGGCAGTGATGGAGGCAATGGTGATGATGCTGGAAATGGAGGTGATGGTGGCAATGGAGGAGATGGAGGTAATGGAGGCAGTGGTGGCGATGCTGGTGATGGAGGTGATGGTGGAGATGGTGGTGATGGAGGTAGTGGTGGAGGTGCTGGTGATGGAGGGGATGGTGGAAATGGTGGTGATGGTGGAGATGGAAGTGATGGAggcagtggtggtggtgctggtgatgGTGGCAATGGTGGTGATGGAGGCAATGGTGGTGATGCTGGTAATGGAGGTGATGGTGGAAATGGTGGAGATGGAGGTGATGGAGGCAGTGGTGGAGATTCTGGCAATGGAGGTGATGGTGGAAATGGTGGTGATGGAGGAGACGGTGGCAATGGTGGTGATTCTGGCAATGGAGGAGATGGTggagatggtggtgatggtggtgatggaggTAGTGGTGGAGGTGCTGGTGATGGAGGTGATGGTGGAAATGGTGGAGATGGAGGTGATGGAGGCAGTGGTGGAGATTCTGGCAATGGAGGTGATGGTGGAAATGGTGGTGATGGAGGAGACGGTGGCAATGGTGGTGATTCTGGCAATGGAGGAGATGGTGGAGATGGTGGAAATGGAGGTAATGGTGGAGATGGTGGTAATGGAGGTAATGGTGGAGAAGGTGGAGATGGCGGTAATGGAGGCGATGGTGGAGATGGCGGTAATGGAGGCGATGGTggagatggtggtgatggtggcaaCGGAGGTAATGGAGGTAATGATAATGATGGCCAGTCTAATAATGAAAGTGGCAGCAGTGATGGAGGCAGTGATTCTGATGGTGGCATTGGTGACTGCCCGGCCGTTGGCAGTTGTCCATTACACGAAGATGCTGGATCAGATGTTACACTGTTGCCCCATGCCACTGATTGTGGACAGTATTGTGTATGTGACCATGGCGTTCCAGTAGCCATGCCTTGTCCTGCAGGACTCCACTTCAACCCAGAGCTGAGAGTCTGCGACTGGCCATATGCTGCTGGTTGTGAGGTACAGAGCTAA